From the Elusimicrobiota bacterium genome, the window CGAATGAGATTAAAGTCAAGCTTTTTTTATTAGAAAACACTACGTACCACCTTTTCGTTATAACGGTTTACACAACAACAACAGGTCATCCACATGCGCAGTTGCGAGGCATTCAACAGTATCCGCTGACCCATAATAAATTTTTACTTCACCGTTATCTTCTAGCACCATACCTCCTGGAAAAATGACGTTATTACGCAACCCGCCGGATACTTCGTATTCCGCTTCCGGCGCAATTAACGGTTCCCGCGAGTACCCAATCATCTTCCACGGTTCGTTGAGGTCAAGCAACACAAGCCCTGCACAGTAGCGTTTCACCCATTTAGGCTCCCACCCGTGCTTTCCCCGCGTATCGTCACGATCAACTGTATGTATCACTGCGAGCCATCCTTTTTTTGTTTTAATTGGCGGTGCGCCGGGACCGATTTTGTCGTTAGCAAACGGGAACTGTTCTACCGCGGCTACGAGATGGCTGTTCCCCCAGTACTTTAGGTCCGGCGAATCGGAGAACCACATATCAAACCTATCTTTCCCCCC encodes:
- a CDS encoding glycosidase — encoded protein: GGKDRFDMWFSDSPDLKYWGNSHLVAAVEQFPFANDKIGPGAPPIKTKKGWLAVIHTVDRDDTRGKHGWEPKWVKRYCAGLVLLDLNEPWKMIGYSREPLIAPEAEYEVSGGLRNNVIFPGGMVLEDNGEVKIYYGSADTVECLATAHVDDLLLLCKPL